Within the Argonema galeatum A003/A1 genome, the region CTGTTAGTCCAATTACGATTGGGTAAGCTACTGATAAATTAAACTTGCCCAACACCAAAATATAGAAAATCGTACTTAAGGCGTATGCCGAAAGACCACCCAGCAGATAAAGGTTTAGTGGATTTTGACCTGATCCTTGTTTCAGGAGTATTTGACCGCTAGTATTCAATCCAACCGAGAGCAATATCAAAAGGCTAAATAATAATTTAGTTTGCATTGTAAACTCCTGCGATATTATTTATAAATGACAAAAAAATATCCACCAATTTAGCCATATTATAGATCGTACTTTTCTGAATTATTAAAATCCCAAAGTTCCCCATCGGTAGGGTAAGGAGTTTGTACTCGTTTCCCCAGTAACTTTTCCCACCAGCGAAAAGGATGAGGAAGAGTGGCAACTTGGATGAAAGGACAACCTACAAACCATGCTCCCAGCATATCTGTATGGCGGCTGTCACCAATCACAACAACTTGTTTTGGTTTAAGGCGCAGATGTTTTATGGCTTTGCGAAATGCACAAGGGAATGGTTTTTTCGCGGGATTGATAGCTGGAATATCGAGACGGTACGACCAATACTTTACCCGATACCGACGTTTGCCATTAGAAAGAATGTAAAATTTAATATCGGCTGATTTTGCTTGCTCGATCCAAGCTTCAGCACCGGGGGATAGGTAGCGATCGTCTTCTGAAACGATGGTATTATCTAAATCCAGGATTACCCCCTGAATTCCAGCGATTTTCAGCAATTCAATTTCTATGGAAGCAAGCCTATAGGCTTCTGTGGGAAGGTTGTATTTTCTCACTTTTACACCGCTCCGATCTCAAACTTATTTGATAACACCATCATGTTTGAGCAAGAGAATCACAAAGGTTGTGATAATCCAATACAAAACCGTCAGTAAAATTGGCAAATCCGTTAATAAAACTTCTTCAGGTCGCTCGCTTTGTCCTCCTAATTCGCTGCCTATCTTGCTTTTGCGTGCAATTTCTTGGGGGTCGCCCAGAAGCTGATAGCGAAAGATACCATACAATACAAATGGTAATGTTAGCAGCATCCAGGGTGTGGAAGCACCTCCAACTTGCGGCCCCGAACTCCAGATCGCATAGGTTAATATGGTGCCATTTGTAACAACGCTTTCCATGCGAGTAAGTAGCGCTAAGGAGTAGCGTTTAAGAACAGCACGGGTTTTACCGCTTTTGATTTGCGATAGTCGGAGTTCTGCTTTGCGTTTTTCGACACCTAAAAATAGAGCCACCATAGCGGTACAAAGCAAGAACCAGGGAGACAAGGAAAGATTGGTTACTGCTGCACCGGCATAGGCTCGCAGGACAAATCCAGTGGCGATCGCAATAATGTCCAAAATCACCGCACGCTTCAGCTGCAAGTTATAGGCTATTTGCAAGAAAGCGTAGCCAAGGATGGTTGCTCCCAACCAAGGCGATCGCAGCCAACCGATAATCAGAGCAAAGCTTAATAAAGCTACTGCCATGCCTATAGCCACGGGAACGCTCACCAATCCCGCTGCTATAGGACGCTGGCACTTGATGGGATGTTTGCGATCGGCTTCTACATCTGCGATGTCATTGAGTAAGTAGAAACAGCTGGAAGTACAGCAAAATAGCACAAAAGCCAGCAAGCTACCCAACAATGATTCAACATTTATGCTGAAAGCAAATAAAGGTGCGGCAAAAACAATCAGATTTTTTGTCCACTGGCGGGGTCTGAGAGCTGCTAAGTGAGGAAGTCTCATAGTAGGGCCTTTTGGCTGAAGCCAGATTCCTTCATATTGTGATGGTTTTCGAGAATTTGTCAGCTGACTATCCTTTGGCTAAATTTACTGGGTCTTTTGGAATCCGGCCTGCTAATGTTCCTTATGAATATTTTTGTAGGGACACGGCATCATAAATATGTCGGTCATACAAAAGATTTAATTATGCCGTGTCCAAAGCAGCATATTTGACTCTCTTTCCAAACTTGCTTTTAGGCGTAAAATTTTCAAGTCTAGCCCCATGAATCTAAATCTATGGAGCGCGAGCCTCCCCGTTCTAACTGAACTAAAAGTTTGCTGAGTTGCGACCAAATAAGTAGCCCGGTAAAAAGTGTGAGAATTATAGCTACGCCGTAAGAAAGGGAAGTAGGAAAACCAAACACTTCTAGACCAGACGCTAGAAAAATACAAATCCCTATACAAATTCCCAAGAAAGGAAGCTGTAGCTGTACCCCTTGCAAATATGCTATTGTTCGGGTCGAGCGACTGATAGACCATTCCTGTACCAGTTGTTTAAGGGTAGCTTCAAAAGCCAAACCTGATGTTATCCCGGCCAGCAGACCAGCCAGCAGGAAGAAATAGGGGGGCTCTGGAAATACGAACACGAATAACTCCTTTGCAATTGACAGCCTGATGGTTAATCTTACCATTACGGGAGTGGGAGAAGGAGAGGATTTTAGATTTCAAATTTAAATTAAATCTAAAATCTAAAATTACCTTTACTTCTTGCCGGAGAAAGCTGCTAGAGCTCCCACTGATGGCAAAAGAGCTGCCGCGCCCTCGGTCGATAATTCGGCCAAAGCTCCCCAAGCAGCGTTAAATAGTTGCCCTGGGTTCAAATCGTCCTTAATCAAGTTCCAGAGACGTTGCACTTCTTCGGTATGGAGGCGATCGTCTTCCGTGAGCGCCAGCACCAACTGGCGACGCAGAAACTTGCCTTCATCGGAAAACAGATATTGCAGACCGAGCTGGGCAGTTGGCATGATGTCGAAGCTGTTGTCTGTACGAGCGATCGCAATCAAGTTCTCCAATCGATTCCACTGGAATTTCCCATTTTTGAACAGCACGTCGATCAGACGCCGCCGCAGTTGGGGCGTTTCTCCAGTTAAGAGCCGCCGCGCTACGTAGGGATAAGCCACTTCCACAATCTTAAAATTGGGATTCATGCTTAGCGCCAAGCCTTCC harbors:
- a CDS encoding DMT family transporter encodes the protein MQTKLLFSLLILLSVGLNTSGQILLKQGSGQNPLNLYLLGGLSAYALSTIFYILVLGKFNLSVAYPIVIGLTVIGTTIAGALIFSERVTFVSWLGVGLMIGGICAIAFGKLS
- a CDS encoding YqeG family HAD IIIA-type phosphatase produces the protein MRKYNLPTEAYRLASIEIELLKIAGIQGVILDLDNTIVSEDDRYLSPGAEAWIEQAKSADIKFYILSNGKRRYRVKYWSYRLDIPAINPAKKPFPCAFRKAIKHLRLKPKQVVVIGDSRHTDMLGAWFVGCPFIQVATLPHPFRWWEKLLGKRVQTPYPTDGELWDFNNSEKYDL
- a CDS encoding decaprenyl-phosphate phosphoribosyltransferase; protein product: MRLPHLAALRPRQWTKNLIVFAAPLFAFSINVESLLGSLLAFVLFCCTSSCFYLLNDIADVEADRKHPIKCQRPIAAGLVSVPVAIGMAVALLSFALIIGWLRSPWLGATILGYAFLQIAYNLQLKRAVILDIIAIATGFVLRAYAGAAVTNLSLSPWFLLCTAMVALFLGVEKRKAELRLSQIKSGKTRAVLKRYSLALLTRMESVVTNGTILTYAIWSSGPQVGGASTPWMLLTLPFVLYGIFRYQLLGDPQEIARKSKIGSELGGQSERPEEVLLTDLPILLTVLYWIITTFVILLLKHDGVIK